From Carya illinoinensis cultivar Pawnee chromosome 5, C.illinoinensisPawnee_v1, whole genome shotgun sequence, one genomic window encodes:
- the LOC122311106 gene encoding receptor protein kinase-like protein ZAR1 — translation MTDNKSVPFSVVISFYFFVLHFGILGKLALSLSPDGLSLLSLKSAVDQPPDGLTFSDWNEDDTTPCRWSGISCMNITGFPDPRVVGIALAGRNLRGYIPSELGTLVFLRRLNLHSNNFYGSLPTPLFNATSLHSLFLYGNNLSGSLPPSICNLPKLQNLDLSNNSLSGPIPKALKNCKQLQRLILARNQFSGGIPTGFWPDMENLVQLDLSANNLDGSIPEDIGELSSLSGTLNLSFNHLSGKLPKSLGNLQVTVSFDLRNNNLSGEIPQTGSFASQGPTAFLNNPMLCGFPLQKTCRNPDQVSSYSPNSAPNIENGTRKGLSPGLIILISVADAAVVAFIGLVIVYIYWKKKDNSNGCSCTGKSKFGGNHKMLLCACCVCANGLKTEDSELEDHEKSEAGKGGEGGELVAIDKGFTFELDELLRASAYVLGKSGFGIVYKVVLGNGIPVAVRRLGEGGDQQRYKEFIAEVQAIGRVKHPNVVRLRAYYWAPDEKLLISDFVSNGNLASALRGRSGQLSSSLSWSTRLKIAKGAARGLAYLHECSPRKFVHGDIKPSNILIDNEFQSYISDFGLSRLISITGNNPSSSGGFMGGALPYLKSVQTERTNNYKAPEARAPGSRPAQKWDVYSFGVVLLEMLTGKSPELSPTTSTSVEVPDLVRWVRKGFEEEKPLSEMVDPMLLQEVHAKKEVLAVFHVALACTEADPEVRPRMKNVSENLERIGT, via the exons ATGACAGACAATAAGAGTGTGCCGTTCTCTGTCGTAATCTCCTTCTACTTCTTCGTCCTTCATTTTGGAATCTTGGGAAAActcgctctctctctatctccagACGGCCTGTCGTTGCTGTCTCTTAAATCTGCCGTGGATCAACCACCGGATGGTTTGACTTTCTCCGACTGGAACGAGGATGACACTACGCCTTGCCGTTGGAGTGGCATTTCCTGCATGAACATCACGGGGTTCCCCGACCCCCGTGTAGTCGGGATCGCCCTTGCCGGGAGGAACCTTCGGGGTTATATTCCGTCCGAGCTAGGGACCCTGGTCTTTCTCCGGCGACTCAACCTGCACAGCAACAACTTCTACGGTTCATTACCTACCCCGCTCTTCAACGCTACCTCGCTGCACAGCCTCTTCCTCTACGGTAATAATCTCTCTGGTTCTCTTCCTCCTTCGATTTGCAACCTCCCAAAGCTCCAAAACCTCGATCTCTCAAACAATTCTCTCTCCGGGCCAATTCCGAAAGCCCTAAAGAATTGCAAGCAGTTGCAGCGGCTGATTCTTGCGAGAAACCAGTTCTCCGGCGGTATCCCGACTGGATTTTGGCCGGACATGGAGAACCTGGTCCAACTCGATCTCTCGGCGAATAACCTCGACGGATCGATTCCGGAAGATATTGGCGAGCTCAGCTCTCTCTCTGGCACTCTGAATCTCTCGTTCAATCATTTATCAGGTAAACTCCCAAAATCGCTGGGGAATTTACAGGTGACAGTTAGCTTCGATCTCCGAAACAATAATCTGAGCGGCGAAATACCTCAAACGGGGTCGTTTGCGAGCCAGGGACCCACCGCGTTCCTCAACAATCCTATGCTTTGTGGTTTTCCTCTGCAAAAAACGTGTCGCAATCCCGACCAAGTATCGTCGTATAGTCCAAATTCGGCTCCAAACATTGAGAATGGTACAAGAAAAGGTCTAAGCCCCGGTTTGATCATACTGATCTCAGTAGCTGACGCAGCTGTAGTTGCATTCATCGGCCTCGTAATAGTTTACATATACTGGAAAAAGAAAGACAATTCAAATGGCTGTAGCTGCACTGGGAAAAGCAAATTCGGAGGAAACCACAAAATGCTGCTCTGTGCTTGTTGCGTGTGCGCCAATGGCTTAAAAACCGAGGACTCTGAATTGGAGGACCATGAGAAGTCAGAGGCAGGGAAAGGAGGGGAAGGAGGAGAGCTAGTGGCGATTGATAAAGGGTTTACGTTCGAGCTGGACGAGCTGTTGAGGGCGTCGGCGTACGTGCTGGGGAAGAGTGGGTTTGGGATAGTGTACAAGGTGGTCCTGGGGAACGGGATTCCGGTGGCGGTGCGGAGATTGGGAGAGGGAGGTGATCAGCAGAGGTACAAGGAATTCATTGCGGAGGTGCAGGCCATTGGGAGGGTCAAGCACCCCAATGTCGTGAGGCTGAGAGCTTACTATTGGGCTCCCGATGAGAAGCTTCTGATCAGCGATTTCGTCTCTAATGGCAACCTGGCTTCCGCTCTCCGAG GGAGAAGTGGTCAGCTGTCCTCGAGTCTCTCATGGTCAACCAGGCTGAAAATTGCAAAGGGAGCAGCAAGGGGCTTGGCCTACCTCCACGAATGCAGTCCAAGAAAGTTTGTGCACGGTGACATCAAACCATCTAACATCCTCATCGACAATGAATTCCAATCGTACATCTCTGATTTTGGCCTCAGCCGATTGATTAGCATCACGGGGAACAACCCCTCCTCCTCTGGCGGCTTCATGGGCGGAGCTCTCCCTTACCTGAAGTCAGTCCAAACTGAGCGAACCAACAACTACAAGGCCCCTGAGGCTCGTGCACCGGGCAGTAGACCCGCCCAAAAATGGGATGTCTATTCGTTTGGAGTTGTGCTGCTTGAAATGCTTACTGGAAAGTCCCCGGAGCTTTCTCCGACCACTTCTACATCGGTGGAAGTCCCGGACCTAGTAAGATGGGTGAGAAAGGGATTTGAGGAAGAAAAGCCCCTCTCGGAAATGGTCGATCCAATGTTGCTACAAGAGGTGCATGCCAAGAAAGAGGTGCTGGCAGTGTTCCATGTAGCCCTTGCGTGCACTGAGGCAGACCCCGAGGTTCGGCCTCGGATGAAAAATGTTTCCGAGAATCTTGAAAGGATTGGAACGTAG